The Aeoliella mucimassa genome includes the window GGTAACGCGACGCTTGGCCCTGCCCCGCGACCGTTGGCCGAGCGGGTGCGAGCGATGGATCCGCCAGCGCGGGGAGGAGTGGCTCCTTGCACGCTCGAGGAGGCTTCTGGCCCGGTGCTCGGCGAAATGGCCCCGCCGCCCGAGGTAGCCCCGGCCGGGGCACGAGCCTGCGTGAGTTTACTGGCGTCCGCCCGGTCGGGTCGTCCCGCAGCACTCGGCTGCAGGGCTCCGCCCGATTGGGTCTCGACGCGGGCGATCGCGGCGGTGCTCGGCGCGGCGGCACCAGCCGATCCGCTGGCTGGCGGGGCCAACGATACCGACGAGGGCGACATCGCTGCCTGGGCGATTCGGCGCGGTCCTAGCCCCCGATTGGTCTCCGGCGCCTGCATCGCCATGCGACCTCCCATCGAGCCGCGTCCCTGCCCTTGCTCGGGAGCGACCTGGGGGGGTCCCGTGTCGAACTCCGCCTCGCCTTTGGCGGCGGTGATGTCGCCGAGCGTCACGTTGGCGAACTGGCGATCGGTCGCAGCACTGCTCGACGCGCTGATGTTGTCGGGCTTGGTTGCCCCAGCGACGTCGGCCATCGGCGTCGGAATCGCGGCGAGGGTCGATTGCGGGGTTGCGGCTGCGGCCCGGCCCTTAGCGACCTGGGCGACCGGGTTCGGGGCCAGCGACGGCCCACGTTCGGTTTGCGTGCTGCGGTTGCGTTTGGCCGTGGAACTGGCGAACGGAGCACTACGACTGGCTGGCGCGGGGGCGTCGCCCACGTTGTTGAGCCCCGAGCCCTGCATGCCGGTTCCCCCGCGAGAGTCGGCCAGCACCCGCGGCGAGGGACTCGTCGACGGAGTCGGCGTGGTTTGCTGCGGCACCGCGGCCATCACCGACTCAGGCGAGTCGGCAATCGCCTGGGCGATCGACTTACTGGGCGACGCGTTGTTCGCAGGCGTCGCCGCGGGGTTCGTCATCGCGACGCGAGTCGGGCGACGATCGGACTTCACGCTCGGCGACGGCGTCGCGGTCGACGAGTCTTCCACCGCCTCGGCGATGTTCGATTGCTGGCGATTCGGTTGCTGCTGCTTGGCCACCGCGGCGGCGATCGGTTCCACCGCCTGATCGGTCGTCGAGGCCGAGCGGGTTTGCTCGGCTGGCCTGCGCGCGGTCGGCGTGAGTTCCACCGCCTGGGCGACGCTCACCGCGGTGCGGCGATCGAGCGGAGTTGGTGCTGCTGCGGGAGTCATCTCCGGCTCCCGCGTGTCGCGTCGTGCGACCATGGTTGGCGGAGTCGGTCGCTCAATCTGGGGCTCAGGTGTGTCTTTTTGCGATACTACTGGTTCGCGAGGCCGTTCCAGCCGCGAGGGCTCGGCCGCTACGCGATTGGTTTCCGGTGTGGTCACGCTCGGCGCGATGCTCGCCAGGGCTGGTTCCACCACCTCGGCGGGCGATTGACGCTGCCGCGGGGTCGGCTCGTTCTGGGCCACCTGCGGGGCGTCGGTGTTCTCGCGGCGAGGAGCATTGGTAGGCGCCGCGGCCGATGCCTGCTCGGGAGCGGGCGTCGACTCGCTTTGGCTCGGATTCGCTTTGGCCACCTGCGCGGCTGGCGACGGCTCGGCCGACTCCGAAGGGGTCGGCTGCTTCGGGCGTACGATCGGCTGCGGAGCCGTGGTCGCCAGCGTGGCCGCCTCGGTCTGCCGGCTCTGCTGCCCTGGCGACTCCGCCCGGTGCGCCAGGGCGGTGCGCGGCCGGCGCTGATTCATCGACTGGGGAGCATCGGTCGAGGCCAGTTCGGGGGCTTCCTGCTGCTCGACACTCTCGGTCGGCGACTCGGCTTTCGATTGCTCGGTTTGGGCTTCGATTTGTTGGGCGAGCTGCTCGGTAGGTACTGGTTTCTCGTACTCCTGCTGCTCGGTTTCGGGACGCACGATCTCGACCACCTCCGGCAGCTTTTCTTCTGGCTGCATCACCACTTGTCGATCGATGTCGGTCACCGGTTCGGTAAAGAAGAACATCAGGTTCGACAGCAACAGCACGATCGCCAGCACGGTATGGAACACCAGGCTCCAGGCGACCCCGAAGCGTAACCGCTGCTCCATCCACTTGCCCGGTTTGGCAGCCAGCCAGGCCAGTAGTGCCCAGGTGACCGCGACCCCCATCAGGCGGACCCATGCGTTGTACAGCATCCGCGGGTCTTCCCACCCGCCGAGCGCAAGCACAAGTACCGTGATCAACATCGCCCAGAGCATCAGCACCCATTGCGTGGTGCTATTACGCTCGTCGAAGGCGTTTGACCGACGTCGCGGCAGTTTGCGAATATTCCGTTGGTTGGGCATTGCGCTCGGCGGGTGGCTATTCGGTAGCGATGTTGTAATCGCGGATATTCGCCTTGTTACATGCGTTGATCACGGCCACCGCGTTGGCGGTGCGTGAGTCCTGGTCGGCGCGAATGGTCACTCGCTGCTTGCCAGGGTTGTTCTCGTAGAGATTTTTCAGCTCGGTTTCCAGCGAGGCCGCCGAGAATTGCTTGCCCTCGATAAAGTAGTCGCCTTCGGCGTTGATGGTGACAAAAATCTCTTTCCCCTCGAACATGGTCGGCTGCGCGGCGCTCGCCTTCGGCAGATTCACCGCCAGGCTGCGTTCTTCTTCCTCGAATCGCGTTGCGACCAGAAAGAAGATCAGCAGCAGGAACACCACATCGATCAGCGGAGTCAGGCTCAGGGTGCTGGCCGAGATTCCTTTTTTGATTTGAACAGGCATGATGCGAACGTGGGAGCTAAGTGCGAGGGCGTGCGGGAGCGAAGCGGCGGACGGCTGCCATCGCGCGGGTTAATTCTTCGCCGGCGTTGGCTGCATATGCGGGGCGGTCGATTTCGACTTCTCCGGCTCGCTTTCCAGGCGCTGCTTATCGAGTCGCAATTTGCCTTCGTAACGCTCCACCTGCGGCAACAGCGATGCGGCCAGGCTCTCGACATTCCGCAGCAGCCGCAAGATGCGACCCTCAAAAAAGTGAGCCAACACCGCAGCGGGGATCGCCACTGCCAGGCCGGCAAACGTGGTGACCAGCGCGACGTAAATGCCTTGCGCCAAGGCTTCGCCTTTGTTCGACGATTCCGGCAGGTTGGCCGTGACAAAGAACGCCTGAATCATGCCCCACACGGTACCCAGCAGGCCTAGCAGCGGGGTGACGCTGGCTGCCAGGTTCAGGGTGCGTACGTTGGAGTACAGCGAGTCGCTCTCGGCCTGACAGGCGTTGGCCACGGTGGTTTCGACTTCCGCGTGCGGGCGGCCTACCTTCAGCAACATCGCGCGGACCACTCTGGCGGCCGAGCTGGGATATCGCTGGCAGAGCTGATACGCCTGGCGCGGGTCGAACACGCTCGATTCGGCGAGCTTGCCGAGTTGCTGCACAAGTTCCTCGGGGATGATCCGCGACTCTCGCAGCCCGAAGGCACGCTCGATGCCGATGGCGACCACCAGGATCGACATTAGCACGATCGGGGCCATCAGCCAGCCCCCTTTGGTCAGCAGATCGAACATGCGTACGGTCGGCACGTCGGAAACTGGCTGCTCGGCGGCCACTTCCGAGTCGGTGGGGCCACTCAGCACCTCGCTCGCCCGATCGTTCGAGGGGCTCTCCTGCGAACCGCCCTGTTGGGCCCAGGTGGTGGTCGACGCGAGCAGGAAGGTCGCCACGAGACCAACCAACAGGTACGCGAAAAATCGATTCATGGCAGCAAGCGGGGTGGAGAGGAAAAGTAGCCTGTGACTCACGGAGCGGGAGGAGCGTCATGCTCTCCCATGGCAAGAGATGCGCGAAGGGGGCTAAGTGCCCCCTAAACTGTTCAGCCGGTTCTTGGCAAGCTCGGCCTTGGAGTGCTCGGGGAAGCGTTCCACTAGCTCCGCGTACACCTTTTTGGCTGCCGAACTGCGGTCGAGTTGTTCCAGGCACCGCGCGGCTTCGAACAGCGATTCGGCCTGCCAGTTGTGGTAGGCCTCGGGGGCCTGGCGGTCGCCATAACCGTAAGCAACGCGGAAGAAGCTGCGAATCGCCGGCTCGTAGTCCTTCGCGGCGAACTGCAATTCGCCGGTGACGAATCGCGCCCGGGCGCCGAGCGGCGAGGTATCGCGGTCGGCCACTTTCAGCAGCAGCGGCATCGCTTCGTCCGGCTTATTCTGCTTGGCCAAGGCCCAGCCGAGTTCGTACTCCACTTCGCTCTGCCCGGCGTAGTCGGGATAGTCGGCGTTAGCTTTCTTGAGCCACGCGACTGCTTGATCCCATTGCTTGAGCTGATTGGCCGCTTGCCCGGCGTGAAGCATGCCGAGCGGGGCGAGTGACTGGGCCGTGGGCTTGTCGGCCTTGGCCTCGTCGTACGCGGCCAAGGCTTTCTCGTATTCTTCCAGGGCAAAGAGCGACTCGCCCCGCATCCACTTGGCGTCGGCCGCCAGCGATGCGGTGGGGTACGCCTGCATTTGCACTTCGAAGCTATCGGCGGCCTGATCGTATTTCTTGTCCTTGAAGCGAGCCCAGGCCAGCATGTGCAGCGCCTTCTCGTGCAGCTCGGGATCGCTCATGTTGCCATCGGCCGATTTGGCAAACCACTCCGCGGCCGCAGGGAACTCGCCTGCTTCGTAGTGCGACTCGCCGATGCGGAACATCGCGTCGCGAGCCAGTGGGCTGTCGGCAAACTGTTCGGCCAGCTTCGTGAACGCCTGTTGCGATTCGGCCGGTTTCTTCGCTTCGCGATAGGCCCAGCCGAGCTCGTACCACGCCCGATCGCGATCGGTAAACTCGTCGCCGGCGGTGGTGGCAGTGGTGAGTGCGGCGATAGCTTCGTCCCATTTCTCAAGGCCGGCCAGGCTGGTGCCGCGGGCCAAGGCGACCTGAGGATTCTTGCCATCCATGCCGGCCAAAGCTTTCAGCGCTTCGGTATGCTTGCCGGCCTGAGCCAGCGAACTGGCTTGCCCCATCTGCCCTTCGCGGGCGAGGGCGTGATCGGGGTATTCGGTCGCTAGCTTGGCAAACCGCTCCGCGGCCGCGGCGGCCTGATCGCTGTTGAGCAGCAATCGTGCCGCGCGATAGCCGGCGTACGGAGCCAGCGGGTGCTTGGCTGCGGTGGCTACCACCTGGTCGTAATCGGCGATGGCCGCTTCGGCGTTGCCCGCTTTCTCGTTGGCTTCGCCCCGTCGGTAATAGGCCTGGGCCAGCATCGTGGCTTCGGGCTGCGAGTCGATGAGCGACGTTAGCGAAGCGATCGCTGCATCCAACTCCCCAGCGGCGGCTTGCGAGCGGCCAGTAATCAACTTGGCTTCAGCGGTCCAGTTGCTCGGAGGATCGAGCGCGGCGACTGCTTTCAGGGCTTCGATCGCCTGAGGATACTGTTTGAGGCGGTAATTCGCGCGACCCACGAGGAACTGGGCCTGCTGGCCATCGCTGCTGTCGGCCGCTGCGTTGAGCGGTTGGAGCGTGGTGAGCACTGCTTGCTCGTCGCCAGCGGTACTATGGGCCCACGCTTTGCGAACGCTCCAGGCCAGGCGATGCTCGTCGTCGGCCGACTTCAGTAGCTCGGCAAACGTGGTTGCAGCTGCCTGAGCCTCGCCGGCTCGCAGCTGGGCCTCGGCCAGGGTGAGTTGGGCGTCGCCGACAAAGCTCGAATCGCCATACTTGGCGATCACTTGCTCGGCGTATTGCTTGGCCTTGGCAAAGTCCTGCAATTCCAGCGCGGTCGCGGCTGCCAGGTAGAATCCCTCGGCGGCCACTTCGCCTTCGCCGGCCGCTGCGGCCGCTGCGTAGACATCTACCGACGCGGCTCGCTGGTTATCGAGGGCATACATCGCATCGGCCTTGGCCAGCATCAATTCGGGCGAGCTGGTTTTGGCCAGCGCCTGGTCGGCGGCCGCCAAGGCCTTTTCGGCCGAGCTGGCTTCGATCAGCGCCCGGACCCACCAGTGGGCCAGGTCGGCATCTTCTGGCTTGGCCTGGTAGGCAGTGCCAAGTTTCTCGGCCGCCTGGGCGTACGACTGAGCTTGGTAGAGGGCTTTGCCAGCCGAGGCGACGTCGCCAAGTTGCTCGTAGGCCTCTGCGGCTTGTTGGTACTCGCCGGCGTTGAACAGGGCGCTGGCTCGGGCCGAGCGGGCAAAGTTGGCGTCCATCAGCGCGTCGCCCTTCGTCAGGGCTTCGCCGTAACGTGTGGCGGCTTCCTGATAACGACCCGCGGCCGAGAGGGCATCGCCCAGGCGCACGAGCGCTTCGCCAGCGACGACAGGTTCGGGGTTAGTGGACAGTAGCGTCTCGAGCGACTTGATTGCCTCGTCGGCGTCGCCGGTTTCGTTCAAGGCCACCGACAACGCTAATCGCACGTCGCCTGCCAAGGGACTGTCGCCATGCTTCTGAAGCCATTCGCGGTAGGCCTTTACCGCGTTCTCGGTTTGCCCCAAAGCGTACAGCGACTCGGCCCGGTAATAGTCGGCCTGCGGGGCGAGCTTGCTAGTGGGGAACTCCTTACGCAGCCGATCGAACGCGGCAACCGCCTGCTGGTAAGCGGTGTTCGCCGGGTTGCCTTCGAGCGCCTGGGCCTGGTTGTAAGCGGCCAGCCCCATGTTGGTGAGCGTCGCTTCGGTCAGCTCATGCTTGGGATATTTTTTCAGAAAAGTTTCGAACGATTGAATCGCTTCGGGGTACTTACCCAGTTGAAACTGGCACACACCCGCATGGTGCCAACCGCTGGCCGCGAGCGCGTCGTCGGCATGCTTGGTGGCCAGGCGTTGCCATTCGGTGAGCGCCAGATCGTACTGCTCGAGCTTCTGGTAGCGGGCCGCGAGATTGTAATTCTCGATCGCGTCGGCCGACGATTGCCCCAGCGAGGCTTGGGCCCCAAGCAGTAAAAAGCTTACAGCTAGCGGGAAAAGTGCCAATCCGCTTCGCAAATTCATAATCGAACCCAATCGTCCAAGAATGGTTGATCGCTTGTAAAGTGCCATGATGGTGGATCGTGCAACCGAAGTGCACTTCCTTTCTCCTATTCGTAGGCAATCCCCCAATTATCGCCGGTTACTGCAGATGATCCAGGTGATCTGCCACTTTGTCACCAAGTTTTCTGCTGTCTCCCGCCGTTGGAGCGACGGGGCTAACTATTCCCAACTCTTTCTTGACAAACATCTTACGTCGGGTTGCAATAGGATGTGTAGCGGTAGCCCGCCTTAGGGGCTCGAAGCGGGCAGCCACAGAGAATCGAGGTAATCCAGGTGATTTCAGCCATCTTGTCGTATCAACTCCATAGCCTCTCTAGAAGGGGTGCGTTGTCTTATCATTTGCTTGGCGCTGTCGTTCGTACGCGGCCCGCGCGTCGACGGGTCGGTTTCACCTTGGTGGAAATGCTGGTTGCCATCACGATCACGCTAGTGATGATGGCTACCGTCGTGGGGGTGTTCGCCACGCTCAGTTCGAGTGTGACGAAGCGGCAAGCCGTGATTGAAGTGAACAATCAAGTCCGCCAGGTACGCAATACACTGCAGCGCGACCTCGCTGGTATCACCTGTCCTACGCTCCCTTGGACCAAGCCGGAATCGAACGCAGGATACTTTGAATACATCGAAGGCATTCACTGCGACTTCTTCCCCAGTGACCTGACTGATGACTTGAGTTCGAATCCGATCCCTGGCGAAATCGACCATGCCAGCTCCACGCTGCCAGCCAGCAACACGAACTTCGCTCTGAGCAACCCCGGTTGGGTGACCGACGGCGGTGGACTCGGCGACTACGACGACGTGCTCGCGTTCACATCGCGCAACGAAAAAGAACCTTTCAGCGGCCCCGCGCCGAAGAACAATGTTAATACCAATGACAACGACGACATAAACCAACAAAATCCATTTGCCAATTGGGGATCGCAGGCAATCACGTCGCCGGTGGCCGAAGTCATTTGGTTTTGTGTGGAGAATCCGGCCGTCGATACCGGTGGTTACTTCGGCACCAGTTCGGAGCAAGGGTTCCGTACTATTTACCGTCGTACGCTGCTGGTGGCCCCCTGGCTCAACTACTACTACAACGTCGACGATGCTGGCAATAAGAGCCGACCCGGCGTGCTACGAATCCTTACCAACCTGGCCGACGAAACAAGCGACCAGGCCGAAGCCCTGGCCGCGTTGATTGCGTTTCAAGAGCGGTACGATATTTCCGCCCGCATTGAGTTCGATCATTCGATCAATGCCCCCGATGGCTGTTGGACCATCAAAGCCAACACGTTGGCCGATCTAACGAAACGCGAAAACCGCTACGAACACCACGGTTTCGCTGGCGACGCCAGCTCCGGCAGTCGCAATTTCCCGTTCGTCATGGTCTCGGCCGGCGGCGGATCGACTAGTAGTGTTCGCTTTATCGTCGATCGCGAGCTGAGTGGCGGAGGAGCTTCTGCCAATCCTCGTGCCGGATCGAGCAACGAAGTGCTCGGTTTTGATGTGCGTACGGGCGGTGGCTACCCAATTCGTCCCCTCGCCATCCTCGATGGCGGCAGCACTGCCCGTGCAGTGGTGAATGAACCGGGCCCGGCAGCGAACGGATTGGGCCAGGTGGTGCATCTAACTACTGGGCTGGTTCCGCTGAGCATCACGGGACCCAATCAAAGCCGCCGCGGCAACGACCTGATGCTGAGCGACGTCTTAGGCTTCGACGTGCGAGTTTACGATCCACAGTCTCCCATCTATGCACTCAATCCCAATGGTTCTGCAGTTCAAAATGGTGATTCCGTGGATCCTGCTACCGATATCACTTCGGTCGATGCGGGGGACGTGGGGTGGCGTTTTGCCCTTAACTCAAGCGATCCCATGCAGGTCGGCGAGGGAGCCTTTGTTGATCTTGGGTACCTAGAACTGCACGAACTGGACGCGCGGCGGTGGGGTGTGAACCTATCAAATCTCCCCTTCACCATCTCCTCTCCTTATGCTGGTTTGCCTCACGCGAAGTCGAAACTCAACGACGCGCGCCTGACCCGCGTGTACGATACCTGGAGCTTTAGCTACGAGAACGACGGGGTGAACCAAGACGGTGACGACCTGAACGGCGTACCGATGGTCGACGAGGGGACCGACGGGTTCGACAGCTTCACCTGGTACGATATGGATGGCGATGGATCGAACGATTCGTGGACCAAGTTGTTAGGGGCCGACGACATGGCCGAGCGCGAGACCTCGCCCCCCTACCCTGCTCCGCTTCGCGCGGTGCAAGTATCGCTTCGCGTCTACGAACCCGACAGCGGCCAGATTCGCGAAGTCACGGTGCGTCAGCACTTTGTTCCCGAATAGGAGGAAGCCCGAGTAAAGGGCAAAGCTCTGAATTTCTGGTCTCCGACTACTGACTTTCCCGTTCGGTATTCATGCACTGCATTCGTCTTCGAGGTCCCTGGCGTTACGAAGTGCTCGAGCGTCAGGCGGGCGACCCTACGCGTTCAAGCGAGGGCAAGCAGCAACTGCCGGCCGACTGGTCGAGCACGTTAGGCGACGACTTTCGCGGCACCGTGCGCTTTGTGCGCAAGTTTCACCAGCCTACGGGGCTCGAAACCGACCAGCAGGTCTGGTTATCGATCGAGTCGCTCGTTTCATCCGCCCGGGTGACGCTGAACGACCAAATGCTGCCCGATTGCGAGGCCGGCAACTGGCGTCACGAGGTGCATAAGTTGCTTCTGCCGAGCAACGAGCTTACGATCGAGGTCACCCACCCCCACCAGGCCGCCGGCCCGGGAGGTCTTGATGGTCTGGTGCAGCTTGAGATCCAAACGGTGCGTCCCCGGCCGGTCGATTGATATCGGCCCGCGGTTGACGTCTGTCACGAGAAAGGTCCCCCTTCGATGCGTACTCTGTTTGCTTCTATGGTCGTACTCTGCTGGCTTGCGTCCGGCGTAGCCTTGGCCGAACTGCCTGCTCCGGATGCATGGCAACCGAATTGGCTCACGCTGCAAGACGATCAAACGTCGGACGACGAAGAGCCTAAAAACGACGCTCCTAAAATCGCCTGTTGGCTCGACAAAGAGATGATCGCCGAGGGATGGCTGCAGTTGAGTAATGATGCGTCGATGTTTGGATGGCAGGCAACGAACGACGAGGGTTGGACGCTCTGCGCCAATCATCAAATGTACTATGAAGGGCAGGAAAAAGGCTGGTTGATGACCACCACCGAGTGGACCGACTTTGAATTGGTAGTCGATTACACTTGTAACGACGAGCAAGTGAACAGCGGAGTGTTTATTCGCAGCAAGCTTGAGCCTGAGAATCCCACGAGCGACTGCTACGAAGTGAACATCGCTCCCGAGTCGAACGACTACCCCACCGGTAGTATCGTCGGTCATGCGCGCGGTAAGTACGAGCCGGACCAGCTGGCCTCGTTAGGGGGGAAAGATAATCAGGTGCATCGCCTGGAGATCACCGCGAATGGCCCGCAAATCGTGGTGAAGCGGGATGGCAAACTCGTGTGCGACTACGTCGATAACAGCCCAGCCCCACGACTCAAGGGACGCATCGGTCTGCAGTACAAAGAAGGGGTGGTGCACTTCCGCCGTGTGCTGCTCAAACCGCTAAACACCAAGCCGATCTTCAATGGCAAGGACCTTACCGGGTGGAAGACCGACCTCGCGGGGCCTGCTGAGTTTTCGGTAACCAAAGCAGGCGAGATGCAGGTGCTCGGAGGCTCGGGCCAGGCGGAGTCGACTGCTGTGTATGGCGATTTCGTGCTGCAATACGAGTGCAAAGTCAACGGCGACGGGGCCAACTCCGGCGTGTTCTTTCGCTCGATCCCCGGCGACAAAATGAACGGCTACGAGTGCCAAGTGCAGAACACCTACGTCGATGGCGACCGCACCCAGCCTAAGGACTGCGGAACCGGCGGCATCTACCGCCGGGTGAACGCGCGGCTGGTGAATGCTAGCGACCACGAGTGGTTCACCACCACCGTGCACGCCGACGGCCCGCACATCGGGACTTGGGTGAACGGACTGCAGGTGGTCGACTGGACCGACACCCGCAAGCCCGACGACAATCCTCGGCGCGGACTGCGGACCGAAGCGGGCACGTTTTGCTTGCAAGCACACGACCCGACCACCAACTTGCTGTTCCGCAACATGCGCGTGCAGTCCATGATTACCCAGCATTGATTTTCCGCCCAAATAGCCTAATTGTCCGGCCGTGTACCGGTGTGCTATCATCGCGGAACGGAGGGTTGGCGAATCGCAAGAAAACACTGGCAATCAAGCGCAAAGTGTTTTCTTGCAAATACTTATGGAAATAATATCAATCTTGACTGGTTTACCCAGACCCGTATAATCCGCTCACACCTGGCAAACCAGGTAACCTCGGCAGGCGCGGCGGATGTTGCGAATTGCAGAGGCGTGTAGAATTGTGTAAATCGTGAGTTTTTTACACTTTACGGCAAACAGGAACTAACGGGGCCCTGGTGCCCGCGACGAAAAGGGACATATCACATCCCAGTGTCGCGTTGGTTTCCGGCCATTGATGGCCGTGCCATTCCCGCTCACATGGCTAAGGAGAGAGGTGGTTGAGCGTATGAAAACCGTGTTCACAACTGGCGAGGCCGCGAAGATTTGCAAGGTCAGCCAGCAAACCATCATTCGCTGCTTCGACTCGGGACAGCTCAAGGGGTTCCGCGTACCGGGTAGCCGCTTCCGTCGCATTCCTCGCGACCAGCTGTACTCGTTCATGCGCGACAACGGCATTCCGACCGACGCTCTGGATAGTGGCAAACGCAAGATTCTGATCGTCGACGACGACGAGGATCTGGTAGACCTGCTGGTCGATCACTTTGAGCGCGACGGACGCTTCGACGTGCGTAGCGTTAACAACGGGTTCGGCGCCGGCATGATGATCAAAGAGTTCGGCCCCGACCTGGTGGTGCTCGACGTGATGCTGCCCGATATCAACGGCATGGAAGTATGCCAGTTGGTGCGGAGCGACAAGTCGATGGACGAAGTTCGCATCATCTGCATCTCGGGTATGGTCGAGCAGGATCGCATTCAGCAACTCCGCGACGCGGGCGCGAACGACTTCATGAAGAAGCCGTTTGATATCGACGCCTTGTCGACCCGAGTGTGTCAGTTGCTCGAAATCGAATCGGCTTCGCCTAACTAATCACACGACTTGTTCGCTGGCACTATGTGATGTTGTGGTTGCCCGCTCTCCATTCCGCTCCGGGCAATCCTCCGTTGGCCGTGTCCGACGCCGCTGCGGTGGCGTTGGAGACTGCGCTGCTCGAGCCGCTGGCCGCTGAGAGCCAGCTTAGTGCCGCGCTGCTGATTGATCCTTGGTTCTGTCGCTGGGCGGCCACCGACTGCCCAGCGGCGCAAACCATTGCCGAGCTGGCCCGCCAGTTTGCAATCGGCCTGGCCGATCGACTGAAGTCGTTGCCCAGTCAGCCGCCATGCTGGTTGCGCCCTAGCGTGGGCGACGCCCAGGCGTTTGCTGCGCAGGCCGAATCGATTCGCAACCAGGCGTTGCAGCTCGAACTACTTGGCTTGCCAGCGGCCGCTTCGCCGGCGTTCTTCGAGCGGCTGCTCCACGCGGTGCCCGACTACGGTTCGCAAATCGTGATGTCGGATTACTTGCTCGAGATGCCTGGCATCGACTGGCGGTTGTCGCGTTTGATCGCGTTGGTGCACCAGCCGAATCGTTGCGAGATCGATCTCGAGCAAGCGAAGCTGGCCGCCATGAAAGAACTCGCGTACGGAGCGAGTCACGAAATCAATAATCCGCTGGCCAACATCTCGGGCCGGGCGCAGTCGCTGCTTCGCGACGAGCCCGATCCTCGCCGGCGGCGGTTGCTCAAGGCGATCGACGCCCAGGCGATTCGCGCGCACGAGATGATCTCGGACCTGATGCTGTTTGCCCACCCGCCAGCCTTGGTGCTGGAGGAGGTCGACCTGGTGCAACTCGTCAACCAGTGTGTTGCCGAGATGCAGCCGATCGCCGAAACGCAGCAAATCGAACTACATAGCGAAACGCCCAGCGAGCCACTAACCGCTCAGCTCGACGCGACGCAAACGCTGGTCGCCATCCTCGCCCTGCTGCGTAACAGTGTGGAAGCGATCGGCTTCGGCGGCTCTATTACCACCGAGCTGCAAGGCTGCGACGAGTGGGCCGAAATCGCCGTGACCGACACTGGTCCCGGCGTGCCGGTGGAAGTCCGTGA containing:
- a CDS encoding response regulator, whose product is MKTVFTTGEAAKICKVSQQTIIRCFDSGQLKGFRVPGSRFRRIPRDQLYSFMRDNGIPTDALDSGKRKILIVDDDEDLVDLLVDHFERDGRFDVRSVNNGFGAGMMIKEFGPDLVVLDVMLPDINGMEVCQLVRSDKSMDEVRIICISGMVEQDRIQQLRDAGANDFMKKPFDIDALSTRVCQLLEIESASPN
- a CDS encoding sensor histidine kinase, whose translation is MSDAAAVALETALLEPLAAESQLSAALLIDPWFCRWAATDCPAAQTIAELARQFAIGLADRLKSLPSQPPCWLRPSVGDAQAFAAQAESIRNQALQLELLGLPAAASPAFFERLLHAVPDYGSQIVMSDYLLEMPGIDWRLSRLIALVHQPNRCEIDLEQAKLAAMKELAYGASHEINNPLANISGRAQSLLRDEPDPRRRRLLKAIDAQAIRAHEMISDLMLFAHPPALVLEEVDLVQLVNQCVAEMQPIAETQQIELHSETPSEPLTAQLDATQTLVAILALLRNSVEAIGFGGSITTELQGCDEWAEIAVTDTGPGVPVEVREHMFDPFYSGREAGRGLGFGLSKCWRIAQLHGGNVKLVESGPVGCRFVLRLPIAEREA